GCGTTCCGAGAGCCAGACCCCGCCGGGCATGGGCGGGCAGGGCGGCATGGACATGGCCCGGGTCCAGGGGCTCATGAAGAAGATGGGCGAGAATCCCGAGGACGTGCCCACGCTTCTGGAGTTGGCCGACCTCTTTCTGTCCATGCAGGCCCATGACCGGGCTCTGGTTTTCCTGGAGAAGGCTCAGGCCCTCAATCCCGGTGATCCCAACGTCCTGCGCGGACTGGGCATGGTCCGGTTCGAGATGAAGGAATACGACAAGGCCGCCGAGGCCTTCGCCGCGATCCTCAAGGTGGAGCCGGACGACGCCGTGAGTCATTTCAATCTGGGCATCGTGCTGAAACATTTTTTGAACAGGCCCGAGGATGCGGAGGGGCATTTCCGCGCGGTCGTGACGGGCAAGACGGCCGATTCCGGGCTGCGGCAGGAGGCCGCCAAGGAACTCGGCGGCAAATGAACGGGATCTCGGAGTGGTGCCTGGTCCTTCCAGGCTGTTGACATGGGCGCGTATCTTACTAGAATGTTGGGCTCCGCAGGCGGCCGCACGAGCGTTTCGCCGCCCGGAGTCTCGGACACAACCGGAACGGGCCCGGGGCCCATTCCGGTGGACTTTCCCAGCTGACCGTTTTTCACAGGAGGACGCGATGAAAGCTAAGTGGACTGCGCTGGCCCTGTTTCTGGCCATGAGCCTGCTCCTGGTCGCCGGCTGCGCCCAGGAGAAGAAGGAAGAAAAGAAGGAAGCCGCCAAGACCGAGCAGACCGCTCCGGCCGCCGCTCCGGCCGCCGGCAAGATCATTCTTGGTGTGCCCGGCGCCCATTCCGGCGACTTGGCCT
This is a stretch of genomic DNA from Desulfovibrio aminophilus DSM 12254. It encodes these proteins:
- a CDS encoding tetratricopeptide repeat protein, whose protein sequence is MPENTAAGRRLLVLFMAGIVGVLFVTSFWYRMEHPSLRVEMRSESQTPPGMGGQGGMDMARVQGLMKKMGENPEDVPTLLELADLFLSMQAHDRALVFLEKAQALNPGDPNVLRGLGMVRFEMKEYDKAAEAFAAILKVEPDDAVSHFNLGIVLKHFLNRPEDAEGHFRAVVTGKTADSGLRQEAAKELGGK